CTGCAGTCGCCGGCCGAGACGTGGCAGGGACGCGACCAGTCCGCGCGTATAAGGATGGCGCGGATCGGTGAAAATCTCGCTCGCCGCGCGTTCTTCCACGATGTGCCCTGCATACATGACGGCAACCCTGTTGCAGATGCGGGCAACAAGCCCCAGATCGTGCGATATCATCAGCACGGCCGTACCGCGCGCCCGGCATAGATCGAGGATCAGCTCGACGATCTCCGCCTGAATGGTCACATCGAGCGCCGTTGTGGGTTCATCCGCTATGAGCAAAGCGGGGTTGCAGGCCAGCGCGATGGCGATCATCACGCGCTGCCGCATCCCGCCCGAGAGCTGGTGCGGATAGTCCCGGATGCGACGCTCCGGGCTCGGCACCTGCACCTGCTCCAGCGACTCGATTGCCTTGACGCGCGCCTGACGTCCGCTCATGTTCTGGTGCAGCAGAAACATCTCGCCGATCTGATCGCCGATGGTCATCAGCGGGTTCAGCGAGGTCATCGGCTCCTGAAATATCATGGCGATGCGGTCGCCGCGCAAGCGGCGCATGTCGCGGTTCGAGAGCTGGTTGATATCGCGTCCCTCGACGTCAATTCGTCCGCCGGCGATGTGCATCGGGTCCCGCAGCAGCCCGGCAATGCTCAGGGCGCACAGGCTTTTGCCGCAACCGGACTCGCCCACCAGGCCGAATACCTCGCCGCGCTCGATGGCAAAGCTCAGATTGCTGACAGCGGCGAAATCTCTCTCCTTGAGGCGCAACGTGATCGACAGGTCGTCGACCTCGAGGATTGGTTGATCGGCCATCAGCGCTTCGCCTTGCCGTGCGGGTCGAGAATGTCGCGCAGACCGTCGCCCAGCATATTGAATCCGAGTACCGTGGCGAACAGCGCGAGGCCGGGAAACAAAGCCACCCAAGGCGCGACCATGAGCTGTTCGCGAGCTCTTGCCAGCATGCCGCCCCAACTCGGCGCGGGCGGCACGACCCCGAGACCGAGGAAGGAGAGAGCGGCTTCGGCCATGATCGCGGAGCCGATGCCCATGGTCGCCACGACGATGAGCGGCCCGCTGATGTTAGGCAGAGAGCGCGCTGGTGTCGTCCGAGATGGTGAAGTCGACCGCATCGGCATAGGGTTTGCCCTGCTTGTAGTACTTGTCGAATTTCTTGCCGGAGATGCGCGAGCCCTCGATGTGCTCGACGAAGCTGAATGGTCCGAGACCGACCGGCTGGGTGAGGAAATTGCCACCTTCCACCTCTTCCCTGGGAATGATGGCGGTGATCGCCTCGAAGAAGAGCATGCCAGGATCGACGAAATCACTGAAGGTCATCGAGAATGTGCGGTCGTCGATCTTCTTCAGCCCGCTGATTTCCTTCGCCTTGCCGTCGGCGTAGTCCTTGGCACCCGCCAGCGTGCCTACCTGCACCGAGCCGGGATAGCCCTTGGTGGGATCCATGACGCGGGTATAGGACCAGATGACGTCGTCGGTCGTCAGCTTGCGGCCGTTGTGGAAATAGATGTTGTCGAACAACTCGTAGGTATAGGTCTTGCCGTCTTCGCTGGTGCTGACCAGTTTGGCGAGGTCGAGCGCCGGTGCGTTATTCGAGGAATCCCACGTGTAGAGCGCGCGGTGGAAGGCCTTGGAGACAACCATGTCCTGTGAATTGTAGCTGACGTGCGGATCAAGGCTCTTGAGCGCGGCACCATAGGGCGCGGCAAGTTGCAGCTTTCCGCCGGAAACCGGCTCCTGCGCCCAGGGAGTACCCATGGGCGCCGCCATGGCGATCGCCGCCGCCACGAGCAGGGTCTTCAATCTGAATCGATAGCTCATCGTTATTCCCCTTCCTGGTTGTTGTTTCATTCCTGAGAGCTCAATCGGCAGCCCGGCCAAAGGCATGCCCATAGAATCGTCGCGCGAATTCGGGCAGGAAAGTTCTGTCGCCCGCAGGCCATGTTCCGTCCGTCATCACACAAAGAGTAAAACTCCGCCCGTCCGGCAGCTCGGCATAAACGAGATCGTGCCGTGTCCATGAGGTATGGCCGGCCTTCGACCAGGTCCTGACTTCGGCGGGCAGCCCTTCGACAAGAAAGCCGCGGACCTGATCGCCTTCGGGGTCGATGCCGGAAGCGTTGCGCTGAAAATCGCGCGACAGGAGGTCCATCATCCACCCGGAGCGGGGGCTGGCGCCGCGTGCGATATCGTGCATCAAGGCCGCCCCTGCGAGTGCCGTCAGCAGATTGCCGTTGCCGTCGCGGCGGGCCTGGAAGGCGCGGCCATAGGGACTATCCTGATAGGTGCCGTGCAGGACGTTGATTCCTGCAAGCTCGGAACGGTTCTGCGCCGTGTACCAGTTCTGCACCCGCGCGCGCCGGGCGCACCAGTCCTCCAGCGCCTGACCGTAAAGCGGCGCCCCATCATCGGCCCCGGTCAGCCGCCCGACCAGATAGACCGTCGCCTCGTTCGAGGACGTCCTGATCATATCGGCGGCGGCGCGGTAGTCTTCCGGCTCGCGGTCAAGGAGACCTTCGTCGTGAAAGCCGGCGAGGGCGTTCAGATAAAACAGCTTCACCACGCTGGCCGGATAGACCGGCGAAACGGCCCTGTGTCCCCACCATGATTGCCCGATGAAGGGTCCGGGATCGGCGTGACGAAGTGGTGCATCATAGAGGCAGGCCGCAACCGAGACGTGGTCTTCACCCAGGGCGCCCTGCGTCTGTTCCAGTGCCCCCACAAAGGCATCGGCCGCAGGATGCGTTGCTGAAACCGGCGCCGGCCTGGCCATTCAATCCCCCAAGTGCAAAACCGGGGTGATTTAGGCACCGAAAGATCTATCTTGCATATAGAAAAGTGGATGTAAGTTCATTCGTTTTGGATATGATTTGGCGCGACTTTAGTATTTGCGGTGGTCATGTCTGATGGCTGTTCACACAGATCATATCAATTTACGCCAGGTGGAGATTTT
This genomic stretch from Nordella sp. HKS 07 harbors:
- a CDS encoding ABC transporter substrate-binding protein; translated protein: MGMPLAGLPIELSGMKQQPGRGITMSYRFRLKTLLVAAAIAMAAPMGTPWAQEPVSGGKLQLAAPYGAALKSLDPHVSYNSQDMVVSKAFHRALYTWDSSNNAPALDLAKLVSTSEDGKTYTYELFDNIYFHNGRKLTTDDVIWSYTRVMDPTKGYPGSVQVGTLAGAKDYADGKAKEISGLKKIDDRTFSMTFSDFVDPGMLFFEAITAIIPREEVEGGNFLTQPVGLGPFSFVEHIEGSRISGKKFDKYYKQGKPYADAVDFTISDDTSALSA
- a CDS encoding ABC transporter ATP-binding protein; the encoded protein is MADQPILEVDDLSITLRLKERDFAAVSNLSFAIERGEVFGLVGESGCGKSLCALSIAGLLRDPMHIAGGRIDVEGRDINQLSNRDMRRLRGDRIAMIFQEPMTSLNPLMTIGDQIGEMFLLHQNMSGRQARVKAIESLEQVQVPSPERRIRDYPHQLSGGMRQRVMIAIALACNPALLIADEPTTALDVTIQAEIVELILDLCRARGTAVLMISHDLGLVARICNRVAVMYAGHIVEERAASEIFTDPRHPYTRGLVASLPRLGRRLQKGRQPLQEIKGVVPALTERGQGCGFAARCGSTTDLCRADMPPAKPLAQNGRIRCFHHG
- a CDS encoding serine hydrolase, with the translated sequence MARPAPVSATHPAADAFVGALEQTQGALGEDHVSVAACLYDAPLRHADPGPFIGQSWWGHRAVSPVYPASVVKLFYLNALAGFHDEGLLDREPEDYRAAADMIRTSSNEATVYLVGRLTGADDGAPLYGQALEDWCARRARVQNWYTAQNRSELAGINVLHGTYQDSPYGRAFQARRDGNGNLLTALAGAALMHDIARGASPRSGWMMDLLSRDFQRNASGIDPEGDQVRGFLVEGLPAEVRTWSKAGHTSWTRHDLVYAELPDGRSFTLCVMTDGTWPAGDRTFLPEFARRFYGHAFGRAAD